The window CCTTCAAAACGAATCCGTTGCTTTTTAATTCcctataaatttttaaggCAGATTTCAACTCCTCAACATTACTAACACCCAACACTATAGGACCTTTATCATGCCAAATATGGATAGCATATTTGGTGCTTAATTCGCCGatatctatatttttttcatcatttaaaaactttCTTATTTCATcgatttttaattttaatccTGGAGAAGCCGGGTGAAAAGACTTGGTTTCAATATTTGCTAATAACGACATACTTAATATAGAACCATTACTAACCATTTTAATGTTACAACCAAGAGCAGTATTACTGGTAAAGCGGTCGTAATATTGTAATAAGACATTGTTTTGTAAACAACCATGAGAATAGGATAGAATACAGTCCAAGGGGCCTATAGCACTATCGTTACACAACTTGGCAATTTCATACAACTTGGGTAATGGATACCCGCTAATACCAAAATGTCTAAtgatttttaaatcttcttttaatgattttagCATTTCTAAACATGGAACAATCTTAGAAATCTCAACAAATTCAACATCATGTAAATAAACAACGTCTAAATAATCAACATTTAACCTAGACAAACTTCTTAGTACACTGAATTTGATCCATTCTGGATCATAATTGAACTCATCTAGTCCAATCCTTCCACATTTAGTAATAACGTAAAAATCTTCTCTAGCTATTGTATTTGCtacattattttgattGCCATTATCTGTacgtaatattttttttagagcCTTTCCATATATGATTTCACTGTCCCCATAGTAAGGTGACGTGTCTATAGCATTTACTTCTCCCGATTTGATACCCTCAAGTAACATATCTACAATGGGAATATTTTGCGGAACATCGTTGTATTGTGTGTTTAATATAGCTCCACCTAATACCAATGGTTTTATATTAGTAAGAATATCTTTGGCACTACAGGCACGGTCACTATTAACCATTCTATATAATTTGTAATTCAAAGTAcgtaacaaaaaaaaaaaaaataagttggTTGTCCTTATAACCTTGTAGGGATTTTGTCTGAGGGAATGATACCTATACTAATTGGTGATTGTTACGAGGGATAAGTTttgaaagagaaaataaatagagAAAATGTgtgttatatatttttgtgtTGTGTAAATCACAAAAATTCGATTATCCGTCGAGCATGTTATCCGCATGTCCATATATcagtttaat is drawn from Saccharomycodes ludwigii strain NBRC 1722 chromosome V, whole genome shotgun sequence and contains these coding sequences:
- the ARA2 gene encoding D-arabinose 1-dehydrogenase (NAD(P)(+)) ARA2 (similar to Saccharomyces cerevisiae YMR041C | ARA2 | ARAbinose), whose amino-acid sequence is MVNSDRACSAKDILTNIKPLVLGGAILNTQYNDVPQNIPIVDMLLEGIKSGEVNAIDTSPYYGDSEIIYGKALKKILRTDNGNQNNVANTIAREDFYVITKCGRIGLDEFNYDPEWIKFSVLRSLSRLNVDYLDVVYLHDVEFVEISKIVPCLEMLKSLKEDLKIIRHFGISGYPLPKLYEIAKLCNDSAIGPLDCILSYSHGCLQNNVLLQYYDRFTSNTALGCNIKMVSNGSILSMSLLANIETKSFHPASPGLKLKIDEIRKFLNDEKNIDIGELSTKYAIHIWHDKGPIVLGVSNVEELKSALKIYRELKSNGFVLKDTDQELIKHIQDNLLGKEFMNQTWKSGLA